The Rhodothermaceae bacterium genomic interval CAGCGGCACGCTTTTGGCACGAATCACAAAGGAGCAGTTTTTATAGCTGGCAACCACTATTTATACCTATGCGATCCAGAACATCCCCAGTACGAATTTCTAACAACCAATCCCCGTAATTGTGACGACCGTATCCCCCCTCCAATCCATAGCGTTTGAAACTATCGGTGAAGCCTTGAGGAACACCGAACTTCCTGCAACTGACCTAGTAGTTGGAATTGGATCGGGTGGAGTCGTGCCGGCAGTATTGGCTGCGTACGAATTAGGAACCCCAATGCGCGTCCTATGGCTGAATTACCGAGGAATCGATAATGTACCCATCCATCCAATTCCCCAGCTATCCCAGCCTTTTTCACTGCCTCCAGGAACAAAGAGAGTCCTCCTAGTAGATGATGTAGTGGTTTCTGGCAAGACTCTGGAAGCTGCAGGAAAATTGCTGCCACAGACCGAAATTACAACCATGGCGCTCAAAGGAAAAGCCGATATCGTACTCTTTCCTAACATCCAATCGTGCGTGCAATGGCCCTGGAATCCAATTAGATAGCTTAACCATGAATCGAAGAGATTTTGTTCAATGGATCCTTGCTGCTGGATCCGCTGGGTTTGTTCATCAGCAATCATCGGGCAATTCCAGTGAATTGCCCCGTCGCCCGTTTGGCCGCACAAACGAAGAAGTAACGATGCTTGGCTTAGGCGGATGGCATATCGGGCGGATGAATGCGCGAGATGCCCAAGCCACTATTGAGTCCGCAATGGAAGGGGGTGTCCGTTTTTTTGATTCTGCCGAATCCTACCAAAATGGCCGGAGTGAGCGTTATCTCGGAGAATTTCTTGTCCCGCAATACCGGGAAAAAGTTTATCTGATGTCAAAGACAACTGCGACGACTTCCGAAGGAGCTCGCAGGCATCTTGAACAAACATTAGAGCGGCTCAGAACGGATTATTTGGATTTGTGGCAGATGCATGCGATTACTAGCCCGCAGGATGTTGATCACCGAATCAGCGAGGGTGTCCTCGATGTGATGGAGGAGGCACTTGCCGAAGGAAAGACACGGCATATCGGTTTTACGGGACATACTGACCCTGCTGCCCACCGCCACCTACTAGACTTGACGGATATTTTTCATTGTGTTCAATGCCCAGTTAATGTGGCTGATGTGAGCTATAAGAGCTTTACAAGAACCGTGATGCCCACCGTGGTCGAACGCAATATGGGAATGATCGCCATGAAAACTCTCGCAAATGGTGGATTTTTTGGAGGATCTTCCCATGGTCAGCACGGAAACAGACCACGCGTCGTACCCAACCGCCTTTCCGTTCAGGAGGCCCTCCACTTTGTGTGGTCTCTACCAGTCAGCGTGATTGTAACCGGCCCAGATAACATTGAACAGTTAGAAGAAAAAATTTCTTTGGCACATACATTTTCCGGCCTTTCTGAGGAGGAACGAGTAGAACTCATTGAACGCGTGGCAGACATGGCCGGGCGCGGAGTGGAATTCTATAAGGCATAGTACCCGACCGAAAATGACGATCCAGAAATATCTCCTGGTTTGTGTGCTCTTCGTTTTCTCCGCCCGTCTTGTGGAAGCACAGATCGCCGCAACGATCACTGGTACGGTGACCGATACCACGGGAATGCCGGTCTCGGAGGCAAACGTATTCATTGCTTCTTCTATGGTAGGAACCACTACAGATGAAAATGGCAGCTACACACTACGTAGTATCCCATTGGGGACATTACGACTCGTAGTCTCCCGCATCGGGTATGAATCGAGTCATGTTGATCTCTTTCTACGAGAAGCCCGGATCTATACGCAAGACTTTCAGGTCACCGAGAAAATATATGAACTAGGTGCCGTCACCGTTGCAAGTGATAACCGAAGATGGCAACGTCAATTGGAACGATTCACGAAGATATTTGTCGGGGAAAGTCCGAATGCTCAACAAACCAT includes:
- a CDS encoding aldo/keto reductase, which gives rise to MNRRDFVQWILAAGSAGFVHQQSSGNSSELPRRPFGRTNEEVTMLGLGGWHIGRMNARDAQATIESAMEGGVRFFDSAESYQNGRSERYLGEFLVPQYREKVYLMSKTTATTSEGARRHLEQTLERLRTDYLDLWQMHAITSPQDVDHRISEGVLDVMEEALAEGKTRHIGFTGHTDPAAHRHLLDLTDIFHCVQCPVNVADVSYKSFTRTVMPTVVERNMGMIAMKTLANGGFFGGSSHGQHGNRPRVVPNRLSVQEALHFVWSLPVSVIVTGPDNIEQLEEKISLAHTFSGLSEEERVELIERVADMAGRGVEFYKA